The genomic stretch TGCTTGAAAATTCAACTCCTGAACCGATTCTTTGCTTTGCAGTCCCCTCAGACGCATCCAACCTCCTGATGCTGCTAATGCTGATGAGAGTATTCAGGTAAAAGATGTTACAGATGAGGAAATTACAATATTGGAGAATTAGGTAGTGGATATTGGTGACCCTAATAAtactattaataataatgaataatataggGTTCTGGAATGTTCGGGGCATGAATAGTGTTAATAAACAAAAATTTGTTAAAAGTTTTATTCAGAataataaagcttgtttatttggtcttttagaaacaaaaataaatggTGTTAATGTAGGAAATATAGCTCATAATATGTTTGAGGGGTGGAGTGTCACAACCAATTGCAGCTTGCATAAAGGAGGAAGGGTCTGGTTATTATGGAGGCTTAACATTTTTGAAGTTCATATTATTCAATATGATCCTCAATTTATTCATTCCAAAATTATTATTAAAGCAACCAAGAAAGTTTTCTTCCTCACTAGTGTTTATGCTTTTAATGAGGGCTCTAAGAGACTGGATTTATGGGATAAGTTGAGGTCTATTGCTAGTCACTGTGCTGTTCCTTGGGCTTTGGTTGGTGATTTCAACACTGTCATTTCCTCTGATGAAAGATTGGGAGCTACTTCTAAACAGAAGGACATGGATGCTTTTATTGATTGTTTGTCTGCTTGTGGTATGATTGATATACCCGCAACTGGAGCTTTCTTCAATTGGACAAATAAGAAGGAATCTAACCAGAGGAAATATAGCAGACTAGATAGATTTTTGGTCAACCAAGAATGGATAGATGAGTTTCCAGATATGCATGCTCATTTCCATCCTGAGGGGCTTATGGACCATAGTCCTTGTATTGTCAGGAATATTATATTGGATAGTAGGAGATCTACTAGTTTCAAATACTTTAACATGTGGAGTGGTGCTCCAGATTTTCTAGAGACTGTAAAAAACACATGGAGTCAACAGATAAGTGGTACAAAGATGTTTGGTGTGGTTAATAAATTGAAAGCTCTCAAGGGTGAACTCAAAAGACTTAATAAAGACTGTTTCTCTGATGTAGAACTCAAAGCCGGTCAAGCTATTATTACCCTTGAGGATATTCAGCTGCAAATCCAGGACAATTATGATAGACCTGACCTTATTGCTCTAAAATTGAAGGCTCTTGAAGAGGTGAAATACTGGTCTAAAGCAAGGGACAGTTTCCTACAGTAGAAAGTAAAGACTCAATGGCTAGATGAGGGAGACAGTAATACAACCTATTTCCATAATGTCATTAAGAAAAGGTGCCTGAGAAATAAGATTGTATAGATTGAAGATCAGAATGGCAACCTCTGTACTGATACAGTCAGTATGCAGGAAGCTTTTTTGAATTTCTATCAGGGATTGTTGGGTAGCAAGAAGGGGACTGAACAGGTGAGAAGTGAGGTGCTGCAAACAGGATCCTATTGTAATGAGAATCATACTATTTACTTATTAGCTCATGTCACTAAGGAGGAAATTAAAGGGGTAGTGTTCTCTATTCCTATTGATAAAGCACCAGGCCCTGATGGTTACAATAGTGGATTCTTCAGGGACTCATGGGACATTGTTGGGGATGAATAATGCTATAATGGATTTCTTTGCTACTGGTTGTCTGCTCACTCAGATAAATGCTACCAACATAACTCTTATTCCAAAATGTGACAGACCTACTGCTGTTAGCCATTTCAGACCAATAGCATGCTGCAATCTGGTTTACAAAGTGATTTTAAAATTGTTGTGCAATAAACTAGCTCTGGTTTTACCTGATATTATACATGAGAACCAAGGAGCCTTTATTAAAGGCAGGTCTATTATTGAAAATGTCCTTATCTGCCAGGATATTATCCATCTGTATACAAGGAAAGCAGTCACTCCAAGGTGTCTGTTCAAAATAGACTTGCAAAAAGCCTATGATACGGTTGAGTGGGATTTTGTTGAACAAATACTTCATGGTCTCAAGTTTCCACCTCACTTTATTCAGTTGGTGATGCAATGTGTAAGGTCTACCTTCTTTACCCTGTCCCTGAATGGGAATAACTTTGGTTATTTTAAAGGACAAATGGGTCTGAGGCAGGGAGATCCTTTCTCTCCTCTTTTGTTCACTATCTGCATGGAGTATTTAGCCAGACTGATTAAGTTTGCCACTGACAGATGGCCATTCCAATATCACCCTCTTTGCAAGAATCTGAAGCTTACTCATctcatgtttgcagatgatttgctTCTTTTTTGCAAGGGTAAGCCTCAGTCTATTTGGCTTCTCATGAGAGCTTTCTCCTCATTCTCTAAGGCTTCAGGCCTGGCTATGAATAATGCTAAGTCTGAAATTTTCTTTAATGGAGTTACTGAAGACATTAGAGAAGGTATAAAATTGGTGATTGGCTTCAGGGAAGGCATCATGCCCTTCAGGTACTTGGGAGTGCCTATTAAAGCTGGTAGGCTTACTAAGCTGGAATGCTCTGCACTAACTGAAAAGATGGTAGCTAGGATTAGAGGATTGAGAGCAAAAAAACTTTCTTATGCTGGCAGGATTACTCTCATCAATGCTGTTCTCAATACTCTTCAGAATTATTAGGCTCAAATGTTCATTATTCCTAAGAGCATCATCAACCATATTATGGCTATTTGCAGGAATTATCTGTGGGATGATTCCCCTGACTACCACAGGGTTCCTCTTGTAGCCTGGGATAAGGTTACCTTGTCTAAAAAGGAAGGTGGGTTGGGAATTAAGAAAGCTGATGTCTGGAATATTGCCACAGTGGGCAAATTGGTTAACTGGATCTATTACAAAGCTGATAGACTTTGGATTAAATGGATTAATGATGTGTATATCAAGAATCAAGACTGGCATAACTACTCACCTCCTACTGATTCAACCTGGGTATGGAAGAATATTTGTAAAGTGAAAGATAAGCTCAAAAATGGGTATACAGACAGCATCTGGACCATGAGTCCTAAAGGATACTCTatcaagggtggatatgactggCTATCTCCTGCTCATGATACCCCTGACTGGACTGCTCTTGTGTGGACCAACTGGAACATCCCAAAACACTCTATGACTACCTGGCTTAGAATACATGAAGGAATGAATCTGAAGAGTAAATTATACAGGTTTGGTTGCTGTGCAGATGATCTGTGTATACTTTGTCAGAGACAGCCTGAAACTGTGGAGCACCTGTTCACAAACTGTGTGTATACTGTCAGAGTTCAGTCCCAACTGGTACAGTGGTATGGTGGCTATTTCCCTACTGTGAACAACTTGATTACAGTCAGCAGGAATGGTATACAGTGGAAGATCAAGGTTGCCATGTTCAATGCCTTCAACTATTCCATTTGGTATCAAAGAAATAATGCTAGGATTAATGACTGGTTGTTAAGACCTGAGATAGTTGCTGCTCGAATAGAGGAGGATATTAGGAGAAGAGTTAAATCGAAATGCAGGGCAGTTGATGACCAAACTGTCCTCATTTGGCTGCAAAGTATGGGAGTGATATGATTTGCTTGTATTGGGATTCGATCCCAGGACCTCTTGTAATTATTTGATTTGTTATgatatataatatactcacattagaccaaaaaaaaaattgctaatttatttcctatttctaatagaaaaattgtaaaataattaattaattctcatttctaataggaaaattatattcctaattgtaatagaaaaattgtaaataattaataatctcctaattctaatgctaatagtataattagaaaaaaaagcctcctttagttatatactagatttaatgcccgtgcgatgcacgtaCCTATTTGTAGTGTTCTATCGTGTATAATACTGTAATTATAAAAAGTTAAAATGTATTACTAAAATGTAAACAACTACTTCACCTATATTTAATGAAATTGCAACCTTTTTCCAACATTTCTTCCTATATTTTGAGAGTGTAAACATTTGACAGTTTTTAATTCCCTCGAAAAAGTTTCAAATGATCACTATCCTATTAGTTCCTCCGTCCCGGTCAGTTATTTGTTTGCCAATATTATTTTTGAGtatctcagtcaattgtttaattttctattttaaaaatgtCTTTAATGGGCTATTGAATCatccacactcaatttggtccacatgTCATTAGTAATTTACTCATTTTCTTTCTTTGGTATTTGTGCCAAAATTAAAAGCAACATTTGAGAGTCTAtcgtactccctccattcaactccactttacatgtttgctttatcacgtttgccaacacgAGTTTTTCGtggtaaatatctttagctacgtatttgtaaaaattataaaagttatatatttttaatgtactcttaaagacgaatcaaataagatctcacatgaatatattttaacttatgtatcgagagaaaattgaagttgaatgtccgcttgtgaatagtgtgcaaatGAGAAACCTGCAAAGTGGAGTTTAATGGAGGGAGTAGGATCATAAAGAAATGAGCAAAATGAGGACGGTGAAGAGCCATTGTGCATACTATTAGCTACTCTCtttgtctcggtcaattgtttacTTGTTCCATTTTAGGGGTCTTAGTTTATTGTTTACTTTTCTATTTTAGCAATGTCTTTGATAGTTAAATTGATTTCTACACTCAATTTAGTCCACTTATCATCTAATATTTGGTAATTTCTTCTTTCAATTTAGTCCACTTATCATGTAATATTTGGTCATCTTCTCTTTTCCTGATCTTTGTGGCGAAACCAAAGGGAGTAtataaataaacataatgataacAGTATGTAAAGTTAGTGTATGGTACAACGAAACCCGATAAACTAATATATTTGATAATGAAAAATTAGGGAGAGTAAGACGGTGATCTACTCATTTGCAAATTtcagagagacggtctcttaatagcgttattgagagacctcttaCGGTGGGAGACCCACTGAATTTCTTTTTTCCCTGTTATGTCTTCCACTAAATTAGTGaaagacggtctctcatgagacctactgatGGTTGTTCGGAAAATGATTTTATTATGAGAT from Silene latifolia isolate original U9 population chromosome 2, ASM4854445v1, whole genome shotgun sequence encodes the following:
- the LOC141641167 gene encoding uncharacterized protein LOC141641167, yielding MAICRNYLWDDSPDYHRVPLVAWDKVTLSKKEGGLGIKKADVWNIATVGKLVNWIYYKADRLWIKWINDVYIKNQDWHNYSPPTDSTWVWKNICKVKDKLKNGYTDSIWTMSPKGYSIKGGYDWLSPAHDTPDWTALVWTNWNIPKHSMTTWLRIHEGMNLKSKLYRFGCCADDLCILCQRQPETVEHLFTNCVYTVRVQSQLVQWYGGYFPTVNNLITVSRNGIQWKIKVAMFNAFNYSIWYQRNNARINDWLLRPEIVAARIEEDIRRRVKSKCRAVDDQTVLIWLQSMGVI